A single Glycine soja cultivar W05 chromosome 14, ASM419377v2, whole genome shotgun sequence DNA region contains:
- the LOC114384145 gene encoding phosphoglycerate mutase-like protein AT74, whose product MIDVLPKGRILMQHRESQGNRDTTTYTTIPDHNIQSTAQSMAQALPTNEHLHREIGNDDCSPDWRVQFYVSPYVRTQSTLCDLRRCLLKKRIISVREESRIRERDFENFQVKREMKINPINDNTYSTVFEEKLQVKKRCDEDSSTY is encoded by the exons atGATTGATGTACTTCCAAAGGGAAGAATATTGATGCAGCATAGGGAGTCTCAGGGAAATCGGGACACGACGACGTACACCACCATACCTGATCACAACATTCAGTCAACGGCGCAAAGCATGGCTCAGGCCCTTCCCACCAACGAGCACCTCCACCGCGAGATAGGCAACGATGACTGCTCCCCTGATTGGCGGGTGCAGTTCTACGTGTCCCCTTACGTCCGCACCCAATCGACGTTATGCGATCTTAGAAGGTGTTTGTTGAAGAAGAGGATCATCAGTGTGAGGGAAGAGTCACGAATTCGAGAACGagattttgagaattttcagGTGAAAAGGGAGATGAAG ATAAACCCAATTAATGATAACACCTATTCCACAGTTTTTGAGGAAAAACTACAAGTGAAGAAAAGATGTGATGAAGACTCTTCCACTTATTGA